CCCTAATTAAAAACAGAGCGACAAAAATCAATCCACTAAGGTTAATTTTTGCCGCCATAAAAGTTTTATTGATTAACGAGTAACCGTTAGATTTTACCTACTAAGTCTAAGCTTGGTGTTAACGTTTCGCCGCCTTCTTGCCATTTAGCTGGGCAAACTTCACCTGGATTGTTACGTACGTATTGAGCTGCTTTAATTTTGTTAACTAAAGTTGAAGCATCACGGCCGATACCACCAGCGTTAATTTCTACTGCTTGAACAACGCCATCTGGATCGATGATGAATGTACCGCGCTCTGCTAAGCCATCTTCTTCATTTAACACATCAAATGCTTTTGAAATTGTGTGTGATGGGTCACCAATCATGATGTACTCAATTGTACCGATTACATCAGAAGTGTCATGCCATGCTTTGTGTGTGAAGTGAGTATCAGTTGATACTGAGTATACTTCAACGCCTAAAGATTTTAATGTAGCGTATTCGTTTTGTAAGTCACCTAATTCCGTTGGGCAAACGAATGTGAAGTCTGCTGGGTAGAAGCAAACTACTGACCATTGTCCTTTGAAGTTTTCTGAAGTTACGTCGATGAATTCACCTTTTTGGAACGCTTTTGCAGCGAATTGTGCGATTTCTTTACCGATTAAAGCCATGTGTATTTCCTCCTTAAATGTATATAAATGATTAACATTATAATTATTATAAAATAATTATTATTACCGTTTAGATTATCTTATATTAACCAAATTTAGTCAACCTATTCGCTCTAGAAATTAAAAATCACTTCTTCAATTATTACCATTCTTGCTATCCATCTAGATTTAACCGATTTATGTCAAAAGAACACAAAATCACTACTTAATGTATTTATTTTCTAACAAATCCGTTTTGTTTTTCTATATATCCATTGTATTTTTGTCTAAAATAATATTTTTACATGACAAAGTTCATTTTTCCAAACATGAGAAAAAGGAGTGTCCTAGAAGTATTTCTGGGACACTCCTTTTTCGCCGAGGATGGAGGCTAGCACGAAGCTATTCGTGAATGATTTGTCATAGGATGTGACGGTTTTAGCATTCGTTCTTCCCTTCTGGCCACCGCAGAAGCACCGCTTAAAGCGCATTATTACTACACGAGGTTTTCACTCTCACGCTATTTTATTTGATTCTCGCTTAAGTGTATTTTTGTTCAATAATTGAGAAAAGCTAAAATAATATTTCTAATTCACCTGTTTGATCCACTAATTTATCGAGCAATACATCAAGGTGTTGCACGGATTCCGAAACATCTTGATGTATTGAAAACAGTTCCTCACTATTTGCCGCTTTTAAATGCTCCACTAATGATGATTTTTCTTATGTGGGTTCATCGGAAAAGTTATCCTTCTCTAGCTAACCTAAAAAAGCCAAAGTCGATTTCCCCGACTTTGGCTTTTTTTTATACCGATTAGTTTGTAAATGATAAAACAGCATTTGAGTACTTCGATAACATTTTAGCAGCCTCATTTTTTGTTGTGTACTCGAACATACGAATATCGTTTGGATTATTGAAAATTGTTACTACCCACATGTTTTTTCGCTCCTTTTTATCAATTACGTCTTTACGTAATAACGTCGAGATTTTTTTCAAGCCTACAAAAAAATGTCGCTTAAAACCTATGACAGCCGCCGGGGGATTGACCCCACGCAAAAGCAAGTAAAAATTAGTTTGTGTATGATAAAACGGCGTTTGTATATTTTGCTAATTGTAAAGCTGCTTCATTTTTTGTTGTGTATTCGAACATACGAATATCATTTTGATTGTTAAATACTGTTACTACCCACATGTTTCATTTCTCCTTTTTTATAAAGCTATATAATAAAATTGTTCATTCTCTAATGACATTTGCAACTTGTTGTATAACACCTTACTTGACTCTCATTCTACTCCGATTTTTAGAAAAAGAAAGTAATATATTTAGCTTTTCACAATGTGTTCAAAAATAAACCGCTTTCTTTGAACACTTTGTGACACATGAATTTTCAACGAATAAAACGCAAATTAGAGAAAAATTCCACAAGCGAGCAACTACTGTTGTAGTACAGAAGAAAAGCGGTTCAAAACGATTTTTAAAGCTTCATATTTTAGGTGTATGTATAAAATGAAACTTTGCTCGGTGGGGAGTTCTCATTGCACACTTAGCTTAATCCTGACACTTGTCAGTTGAAGTGGACGTCTTACTGTCCCTTAATGAAGTTAAAATGTGTATACTAAAAAGATAGGGGGGATGATAAACATGAACGAACAACAACTACTAAATGACGGCTATCGGAAATACACAGGTGAAAAGATTGACGTATTTTTCTCAACAGGCATCTGTGAGCATTCAGGAATTTGCGTAAAAGGCAATCATGATGTTTTTGACACAAAACGGAAGCCATGGATTATTGCTGATGCCGCTTCAACAGATGTAGTCGCAGCTCTAATTGACCGGTGCCCATCTGGTGCCTTACAATACATTCGAAAAGGGGAATAATTTTGCAAACATTAATTGAAGAAGCACGCGTTGTTACAACAGAAGATGGTCAAGAGCTTGGTGAAATGACATTCGTCAAATCCAATAATGAATTTTATATTATTGATCACACCGCTGTAGCTGATGCAGCACGTGGTCGCGGTGTTGGACAAGAGATGGTAAAAACCTTTGTCGAGCATGTCCGTGCCAATAATCAAAAGATTGTGCCGCTCTGCCCATTTGCCAAGGCTCAATTCGATAAAAATCCAGAATATCGAGATGTATTAAAATAATATATTTAAAGCCCGATGAAAGAATTCTAAACTCTAAGCATCGGGCTTTTCATCGCTTTGAACCGGATACTTCCATGTTAGACATCGAAAATGCAATTGAAAGCCTCATATAAACAACAACAGCATACAGGATGTTCGGTACTAACCGCTTCATCCTGTATGCTTTTCCTATCCATTACGTTTTAAATAACCCATTGCAGTATTTGTCCACTGTTCAACTTGTGCTTGACGTACTGGATCATCCGCCGCTTTTTGCATCACTTTAGAAGTTAACGCCTGT
This portion of the Solibacillus daqui genome encodes:
- the ahpC gene encoding alkyl hydroperoxide reductase subunit C — protein: MALIGKEIAQFAAKAFQKGEFIDVTSENFKGQWSVVCFYPADFTFVCPTELGDLQNEYATLKSLGVEVYSVSTDTHFTHKAWHDTSDVIGTIEYIMIGDPSHTISKAFDVLNEEDGLAERGTFIIDPDGVVQAVEINAGGIGRDASTLVNKIKAAQYVRNNPGEVCPAKWQEGGETLTPSLDLVGKI
- a CDS encoding (4Fe-4S)-binding protein is translated as MNEQQLLNDGYRKYTGEKIDVFFSTGICEHSGICVKGNHDVFDTKRKPWIIADAASTDVVAALIDRCPSGALQYIRKGE
- a CDS encoding GNAT family N-acetyltransferase codes for the protein MQTLIEEARVVTTEDGQELGEMTFVKSNNEFYIIDHTAVADAARGRGVGQEMVKTFVEHVRANNQKIVPLCPFAKAQFDKNPEYRDVLK